The following are from one region of the Nocardioides marmotae genome:
- a CDS encoding GNAT family N-acetyltransferase, with amino-acid sequence MSPHVNEHAQAVGPEVPGWSPRTPPVPVVLEGRYVRLEPVAAAHAEPLFEALGAAEDAPLWTYRPAAQPADAAAMARDVVAPLAAHTGALTFAIVPTDGAGPARAAGLATYWRVEPTHGVVEISGVLFARRLQRTRAATEAMHLMIGHAIEEWGYRRVEWKCDALNEPSRRAAARLGFTYEGRFRQHMVTKGRSRDTDWFSLLDGEWPTVRAAHERWLDPANFHADGRQRARLEVPPPSQG; translated from the coding sequence GTGAGCCCCCACGTGAACGAGCACGCCCAGGCCGTCGGCCCCGAGGTCCCGGGCTGGTCGCCGCGCACGCCGCCCGTCCCGGTCGTGCTCGAGGGCCGGTACGTCCGCCTGGAGCCGGTCGCCGCGGCGCACGCCGAGCCGCTGTTCGAGGCGCTCGGCGCGGCCGAGGACGCCCCGCTGTGGACCTACCGCCCGGCCGCCCAGCCGGCCGACGCGGCCGCGATGGCCCGCGACGTCGTCGCCCCGCTCGCGGCCCACACCGGGGCGCTGACCTTCGCGATCGTCCCGACCGACGGCGCCGGCCCCGCGCGGGCGGCCGGCCTGGCGACGTACTGGCGGGTCGAGCCGACCCACGGGGTCGTCGAGATCTCCGGGGTGCTGTTCGCCCGGCGGCTCCAGCGCACCCGCGCCGCGACCGAGGCGATGCACCTGATGATCGGGCACGCGATCGAGGAGTGGGGTTACCGCCGGGTGGAGTGGAAGTGCGACGCGCTCAACGAGCCGAGCCGGCGGGCGGCCGCGCGGCTGGGCTTCACCTACGAGGGCCGCTTCCGCCAGCACATGGTGACCAAGGGGCGCAGCCGCGACACCGACTGGTTCTCCCTCCTCGACGGGGAGTGGCCTACGGTCCGGGCCGCGCACGAGCGGTGGCTCGACCCCGCGAACTTCCATGCCGACGGCCGGCAGCGCGCCCGCCTGGAGGTCCCTCCGCCCTCGCAGGGGTGA
- a CDS encoding VOC family protein — protein sequence MDQRISFVTLAVADLDASRAFYRDGLGWTVALDVPGDVVMIEVGAHVVLSLWARAAFEAEVGPIADGPGVAPFTLAHNVATPEEVDAALATARAAGADPVHPAAAREWGGYSGYFADPDGYRWEVAYNPGPIGSKVLP from the coding sequence ATGGACCAGCGGATCAGCTTCGTGACCCTCGCGGTGGCCGACCTGGACGCCAGCCGGGCCTTCTACCGCGACGGCCTGGGCTGGACGGTCGCCCTCGACGTGCCCGGCGACGTGGTGATGATCGAGGTCGGCGCGCACGTGGTGCTCTCGCTGTGGGCGCGCGCGGCCTTCGAGGCCGAGGTCGGGCCGATCGCGGACGGGCCCGGCGTCGCGCCGTTCACCCTCGCCCACAACGTGGCGACCCCCGAGGAGGTCGACGCCGCCTTGGCGACCGCCCGCGCGGCCGGCGCGGACCCGGTGCACCCGGCCGCCGCGCGGGAGTGGGGCGGGTACTCCGGCTACTTCGCCGACCCCGACGGGTACCGCTGGGAAGTCGCGTACAACCCCGGACCCATCGGATCGAAGGTGCTGCCGTGA
- a CDS encoding 4a-hydroxytetrahydrobiopterin dehydratase encodes MSDQSPAPDPATDPATDPAPEPAPERGAETGGDARPSTEALNAVPSPDDRTLLTGHDVAAELLDDWRVMFDQLHARFATGDFATGLRLVAAIGEAAEEMDHHPDVDLTYGAVVVRLWSHDVGGVTMRDVRLARVIGDAAGRVGATAEPHRLATLEVALDTPDADAVRPFWAALLGYEETGEEQYVELRDPTGHGPTLWFQESGPRSPEGVEQRFHLDLRVPPEVAESRVRAAVAAGGTLVDDGCAPRFWVLADAQGNRACLTTWLGRGD; translated from the coding sequence GTGAGCGATCAGAGCCCCGCGCCCGACCCCGCGACCGACCCCGCGACCGACCCCGCGCCCGAACCCGCGCCCGAGCGGGGCGCCGAGACGGGCGGCGACGCCCGGCCCTCCACCGAGGCGCTCAACGCCGTCCCCAGTCCCGACGACCGGACGCTGCTGACCGGCCACGACGTCGCCGCCGAGCTGCTCGACGACTGGCGGGTGATGTTCGACCAGCTGCACGCTCGCTTCGCGACCGGCGACTTCGCCACCGGCCTGCGCCTGGTCGCCGCGATCGGCGAGGCCGCCGAGGAGATGGACCACCACCCCGACGTGGACCTGACGTACGGCGCGGTCGTGGTGCGGCTGTGGAGCCACGACGTCGGCGGGGTGACCATGCGCGACGTCCGCCTGGCCCGGGTGATCGGCGACGCGGCCGGCCGGGTCGGCGCGACCGCCGAGCCGCACCGGCTCGCCACCCTCGAGGTGGCCCTGGACACCCCCGACGCCGACGCGGTCCGCCCGTTCTGGGCAGCGCTGCTCGGCTACGAGGAGACCGGTGAGGAGCAGTACGTCGAGCTCCGCGACCCCACCGGACACGGTCCGACCCTGTGGTTCCAGGAGTCCGGGCCCCGCTCGCCCGAGGGCGTCGAGCAGCGCTTCCACCTCGACCTCCGCGTCCCGCCCGAGGTCGCCGAGAGCCGGGTCCGCGCCGCCGTCGCCGCCGGTGGCACCCTCGTCGACGACGGCTGCGCCCCGCGCTTCTGGGTCCTCGCCGACGCCCAGGGCAACCGCGCCTGCCTCACCACCTGGCTCGGCCGGGGCGACTGA
- a CDS encoding acetolactate synthase large subunit, whose protein sequence is MTEQITGAQSLVRSLEAAGVTDIFGIPGGAILPAYDPLMDSSIRHVLVRHEQGAGHAAQGYAAATGRVGVCMATSGPGATNLVTPIADAHMDSVPMVAVTGQVGASMIGTDAFQEADIRGITMPITKHNFLVTDPAEIPQRVAEAFHIASTGRPGPVLVDIAKSALESMTAFRWPTELHLPGYRPVTRPHAKQIREAAKLILESRRPVLYVGGGTIRAGAAPQLRELAELTGMPVVTTLMARGAFPDSHPQHLGMPGMHGSVPAVAGLQKSDLIISLGARFDDRVTGRLDSFAPNAKVIHADIDPAEIGKNRHADVPIVGDCREVIADLVAVLKAEADAGNTGDFEAWVEFLTGIKRRYPLGYETPADGSLAPQYVIQRLGQIAGPDTIYTSGVGQHQMWAAQFIGYEKPMTWLNSGGLGTMGYSVPAAMGAKVGAPDTTVWAIDGDGCFQMTNQELATCAINDIPIKVAIVNNESLGMVRQWQTLFYNERYSNTDLHSKRIPDFVKLAEAYGCVGLACESPADVDSVIEKAMSINDVPVVVDFRVNRDAMVWPMVAAGKSNDEIKYARDLAPDFDRVEDDWEVRPA, encoded by the coding sequence ATGACCGAGCAGATCACAGGCGCGCAGAGCCTGGTCAGGTCACTGGAGGCCGCGGGTGTCACCGACATCTTCGGCATCCCGGGCGGCGCGATCCTCCCGGCGTACGACCCGCTGATGGACTCCTCGATCCGTCACGTCCTGGTCCGCCACGAGCAGGGCGCCGGCCACGCCGCGCAGGGGTACGCCGCGGCGACCGGCCGCGTGGGCGTGTGCATGGCGACCTCGGGCCCGGGCGCGACCAACCTGGTCACCCCGATCGCGGACGCCCACATGGACTCCGTCCCGATGGTGGCGGTCACCGGCCAGGTCGGTGCCTCGATGATCGGCACCGACGCCTTCCAGGAGGCCGACATCCGCGGCATCACGATGCCGATCACCAAGCACAACTTCCTGGTCACCGACCCCGCGGAGATCCCGCAGCGCGTCGCCGAGGCGTTCCACATCGCCTCCACCGGCCGGCCCGGCCCGGTCCTCGTCGACATCGCGAAGTCCGCGCTGGAGTCGATGACCGCCTTCCGCTGGCCCACCGAGCTGCACCTGCCCGGCTACCGCCCGGTGACCCGCCCGCACGCCAAGCAGATCCGCGAGGCCGCCAAGCTCATCCTCGAGTCCCGCCGCCCGGTCCTGTACGTCGGCGGCGGCACGATCCGCGCCGGCGCCGCGCCCCAGCTGCGCGAGCTCGCCGAGCTGACCGGCATGCCGGTCGTCACCACCCTGATGGCCCGCGGCGCGTTCCCCGACAGCCACCCGCAGCACCTCGGCATGCCCGGCATGCACGGCTCGGTGCCGGCGGTCGCGGGGCTGCAGAAGTCCGACCTGATCATCAGCCTCGGCGCCCGCTTCGACGACCGGGTCACCGGCCGGCTGGACTCCTTCGCGCCCAATGCCAAGGTCATCCACGCCGACATCGACCCCGCCGAGATCGGCAAGAACCGCCACGCCGACGTCCCGATCGTCGGCGACTGCCGCGAGGTCATCGCCGACCTGGTCGCCGTCCTCAAGGCCGAGGCCGACGCCGGCAACACCGGCGACTTCGAGGCGTGGGTGGAGTTCCTCACCGGCATCAAGCGCCGCTACCCGCTGGGCTACGAGACGCCGGCCGACGGCAGCCTCGCCCCGCAGTACGTCATCCAGCGCCTCGGCCAGATCGCCGGGCCGGACACGATCTACACCTCCGGCGTGGGCCAGCACCAGATGTGGGCCGCGCAGTTCATCGGCTACGAGAAGCCGATGACCTGGCTCAACTCCGGTGGCCTGGGGACGATGGGCTACTCCGTCCCGGCCGCGATGGGCGCCAAGGTCGGCGCCCCCGACACCACCGTGTGGGCGATCGACGGCGACGGCTGCTTCCAGATGACCAACCAGGAGCTGGCCACCTGCGCGATCAACGACATCCCGATCAAGGTCGCGATCGTCAACAACGAGTCGCTCGGCATGGTCCGGCAGTGGCAGACGCTGTTCTACAACGAGCGCTACTCCAACACCGACCTGCACTCCAAGCGGATCCCCGACTTCGTCAAGCTCGCCGAGGCCTACGGCTGCGTCGGCCTGGCCTGCGAGAGCCCCGCGGACGTCGACTCGGTCATCGAGAAGGCCATGTCGATCAACGACGTCCCCGTCGTGGTCGACTTCCGCGTCAACCGCGACGCGATGGTCTGGCCGATGGTCGCCGCCGGCAAGAGCAACGACGAGATCAAGTACGCACGTGACCTCGCACCCGACTTCGACCGGGTCGAGGACGACTGGGAGGTCCGACCGGCATGA
- the ilvN gene encoding acetolactate synthase small subunit — translation MSKHTLSVLVEDKPGVLARIAGLFSRRGFNIDSLAVGPTEHPDVSRMTIVVNVESSPLEQVTKQLNKLVEVIKIVELDPTASVDRELVLVKVAATAETRGQVLDTVQLFRAKVIDVAPDAVTIQITGNAGKIADFLRVLEPFGIRELVQSGMVAIGRGSRSISERSLRPVVPARPAAG, via the coding sequence ATGAGCAAGCACACCCTCTCGGTCCTGGTCGAGGACAAGCCCGGCGTCCTGGCCCGGATCGCCGGCCTGTTCAGCCGCCGCGGCTTCAACATCGACTCGCTCGCCGTCGGACCGACCGAGCACCCCGACGTCTCGCGGATGACCATCGTCGTCAACGTCGAGTCCTCCCCGCTGGAGCAGGTGACCAAGCAGCTCAACAAGCTCGTCGAGGTCATCAAGATCGTCGAGCTCGACCCGACCGCATCGGTCGACCGCGAGCTCGTCCTGGTCAAGGTCGCCGCCACCGCGGAGACCCGGGGCCAGGTGCTCGACACCGTCCAGCTCTTCCGCGCCAAGGTCATCGACGTGGCCCCGGACGCGGTGACCATCCAGATCACCGGCAACGCCGGCAAGATCGCCGACTTCCTGCGCGTGCTCGAGCCCTTCGGGATCCGCGAGCTCGTGCAGTCGGGGATGGTCGCCATCGGGCGCGGCTCCCGGTCGATCTCCGAGCGCAGCCTGCGCCCGGTGGTGCCGGCCCGCCCGGCCGCCGGCTGA
- the ilvC gene encoding ketol-acid reductoisomerase: MAEMFYDDDADLSLIQGKNVAVIGYGSQGHAHALSLRDSGVDVRVGLQPGSKSRAKAEAEGLRVLTPAEAAEEADVIVILAPDQHQRKLYAEEIAPHLAEGDTLVFGHGFNIRFGYITPPEGVDVFMVAPKGPGHLVRREYVDGRGVPVLVAVEKDASGKAWDLALSYAKAIGGLRAGGIKTTFTEETETDLFGEQAVLCGGASQLVQYGFEVLTEAGYQPEVAYFECLHELKLIVDLMYEGGIAKQRWSVSDTAEFGDYVSGPRVIDERVKQNMVAVLEDVKNGTFAERFINDQENGSPEFKKFREQGEQHPIEKTGRELRKLMAWVKSHDSDYVEGTATR; the protein is encoded by the coding sequence GTGGCTGAGATGTTCTACGACGACGACGCCGACCTGTCCCTGATCCAGGGCAAGAACGTGGCCGTCATCGGCTACGGCAGCCAGGGCCACGCCCACGCGCTGTCGCTGCGCGACTCCGGGGTCGACGTCCGCGTCGGCCTGCAGCCGGGCTCCAAGAGCCGCGCCAAGGCCGAGGCCGAGGGCCTGCGCGTCCTCACGCCGGCCGAGGCCGCGGAGGAGGCCGACGTGATCGTCATCCTCGCCCCCGACCAGCACCAGCGGAAGCTCTACGCCGAGGAGATCGCCCCGCACCTCGCCGAGGGCGACACCCTGGTCTTCGGCCACGGCTTCAACATCCGCTTCGGCTACATCACCCCGCCCGAGGGCGTCGACGTCTTCATGGTCGCCCCCAAGGGCCCCGGCCACCTGGTCCGTCGCGAGTACGTCGACGGGCGCGGCGTGCCGGTCCTCGTCGCGGTCGAGAAGGACGCCTCGGGCAAGGCCTGGGACCTCGCGCTGTCCTACGCCAAGGCCATCGGCGGCCTGCGCGCCGGCGGCATCAAGACCACCTTCACCGAGGAGACCGAGACCGACCTGTTCGGTGAGCAGGCCGTCCTGTGCGGTGGCGCCTCGCAGCTGGTGCAGTACGGCTTCGAGGTCCTCACCGAGGCCGGCTACCAGCCCGAGGTCGCCTACTTCGAGTGCCTCCACGAGCTGAAGCTGATCGTCGACCTCATGTACGAGGGCGGCATCGCCAAGCAGCGCTGGTCGGTCTCCGACACCGCCGAGTTCGGTGACTACGTCTCCGGCCCGCGCGTCATCGACGAGCGCGTCAAGCAGAACATGGTCGCGGTCCTCGAGGACGTGAAGAACGGCACCTTCGCCGAGCGCTTCATCAACGACCAGGAGAACGGCTCGCCGGAGTTCAAGAAGTTCCGCGAGCAGGGCGAGCAGCACCCGATCGAGAAGACCGGGCGCGAGCTGCGCAAGCTCATGGCGTGGGTCAAGAGCCACGACTCCGACTACGTCGAGGGCACCGCCACCCGGTGA
- a CDS encoding DsbA family oxidoreductase has product MRIEIWSDVVCPWCYVGKRRLEKALAGFEHRDAVEVVYRSFELDPSAPRHGHESTLSQLAKKYGQSEDQMRAGMQSLIDTAADEGLDMRLFDNVHTNTVDAHRLLHLALEAGGPALQRELKEQLLAAYFLRAEDVGDHDVLRAAARTAGLAEAAGEQRVDAVLAGQEYADAVAADIAQARAYGATGVPFFVVDQRYGVSGAQPTEVFEQVLATAWADAHPVLQPVGGDADACGPDGCPI; this is encoded by the coding sequence ATGCGCATCGAGATCTGGAGCGACGTCGTCTGCCCGTGGTGCTACGTGGGCAAGCGCCGTCTGGAGAAGGCTCTGGCGGGCTTCGAGCACCGCGACGCCGTCGAGGTCGTCTACCGCTCCTTCGAGCTCGACCCCTCCGCCCCGCGGCACGGCCACGAGTCGACGCTGAGCCAGCTGGCCAAGAAGTACGGACAGTCCGAGGACCAGATGCGCGCCGGCATGCAGTCCCTCATCGACACCGCCGCGGACGAGGGCCTGGACATGAGGCTGTTCGACAACGTCCACACCAACACCGTCGACGCCCACCGCCTGCTCCACCTCGCGCTCGAGGCCGGCGGCCCCGCGCTCCAGCGCGAGCTCAAGGAGCAGCTGCTGGCGGCGTACTTCCTGCGCGCCGAGGACGTCGGCGACCACGACGTGCTCCGCGCCGCCGCCCGCACCGCGGGCCTGGCCGAGGCCGCGGGGGAGCAGCGCGTCGACGCGGTCCTCGCCGGCCAGGAGTACGCCGACGCGGTCGCCGCCGACATCGCGCAGGCGCGGGCGTACGGCGCCACCGGGGTGCCGTTCTTCGTCGTCGACCAGCGCTACGGCGTCTCCGGCGCCCAGCCCACCGAGGTCTTCGAGCAGGTGCTCGCGACCGCGTGGGCCGACGCCCACCCGGTGCTCCAGCCCGTCGGCGGCGACGCGGACGCGTGCGGCCCGGACGGCTGCCCGATCTGA
- a CDS encoding YbaB/EbfC family nucleoid-associated protein, with the protein MYSSPEEALASVDRAAAQMQEQVVKAQAYAVEVETLRIVGQSRDGAAEVTVGHNGAIRDLYLARSLNDATLDRIRAAVLEANADAQRQVVERVSELSAETFGAESATAREISRQYAEMFPAAPDDDGGSAGSTGAGVLR; encoded by the coding sequence GTGTACTCCAGCCCCGAAGAAGCCCTGGCCTCGGTCGACCGAGCAGCCGCGCAGATGCAGGAGCAGGTCGTCAAGGCCCAGGCGTACGCCGTCGAGGTCGAGACCCTGCGGATCGTCGGCCAGTCCCGTGACGGCGCCGCCGAGGTGACCGTCGGCCACAACGGCGCGATCCGCGACCTCTACCTCGCCCGATCGCTCAACGACGCGACCCTCGATCGGATCCGCGCGGCGGTCCTCGAGGCCAACGCCGACGCGCAGCGGCAGGTGGTCGAGCGGGTCAGCGAGCTGAGCGCGGAGACCTTCGGTGCCGAGTCGGCCACCGCACGCGAGATCTCCCGGCAGTACGCCGAGATGTTCCCCGCGGCGCCCGACGACGACGGCGGTAGCGCCGGCTCGACCGGGGCGGGGGTGCTGCGATGA
- a CDS encoding type VII secretion target, which produces MSSEEIKVVTESMRTHAGQVEQLAVSAYEGVQVGGDMALDGEAFGVLCGFIGTALVPAQLTGVSATGAAVGSLAATGLQVRAAAKIFEEADEVIASVMDKFKG; this is translated from the coding sequence ATGAGCTCGGAGGAGATCAAGGTCGTCACCGAGTCGATGCGGACCCACGCCGGCCAGGTCGAGCAGCTCGCGGTGTCGGCGTACGAGGGCGTGCAGGTCGGCGGCGACATGGCGCTGGACGGCGAGGCCTTCGGGGTCCTGTGCGGCTTCATCGGCACCGCGCTGGTGCCGGCGCAGCTCACCGGCGTCTCCGCCACCGGGGCGGCGGTCGGGAGCCTCGCGGCCACCGGCCTCCAGGTGCGCGCGGCGGCGAAGATCTTCGAGGAGGCCGATGAGGTCATCGCCTCCGTCATGGACAAGTTCAAGGGGTAG
- a CDS encoding MSMEG_6728 family protein, with protein MQTFLPYADFERSAHVLDPRRLGKQRVECIQVVRGLTVPTYAWRNHPAVKMWRGHLEALGRYSFACCEAWVERGHHDTCAATVGADLAAAGVREVGSQAELAAAEALPPWLGEVALHRSHRSNLIRKDPDYYGPLFPGVPDDLPYVWPPDPTASAA; from the coding sequence GTGCAGACCTTCCTCCCATACGCCGACTTCGAGCGATCCGCGCACGTGCTGGACCCCCGGCGGCTGGGCAAGCAGCGCGTGGAGTGCATCCAGGTGGTCCGCGGGCTGACCGTGCCGACGTACGCCTGGCGCAACCACCCCGCGGTGAAGATGTGGCGCGGGCACCTCGAGGCGCTCGGCCGCTACTCCTTCGCCTGCTGCGAGGCGTGGGTCGAGCGTGGGCACCACGACACGTGCGCGGCCACGGTCGGCGCCGACCTGGCGGCCGCCGGGGTGCGGGAGGTGGGCAGCCAGGCCGAGCTCGCCGCGGCCGAGGCGCTGCCGCCGTGGCTGGGCGAGGTGGCCCTGCACCGCAGCCACCGGTCCAACCTGATCCGCAAGGACCCGGACTACTACGGCCCGCTGTTCCCGGGCGTGCCCGACGACCTGCCCTACGTCTGGCCGCCGGACCCGACCGCCTCGGCGGCCTGA
- a CDS encoding YczE/YyaS/YitT family protein, whose translation MTVLPTRPALADLGPLAQLRAGRLARRLVQLYVGLVLYGVSLAMMVRSDLGLAPWDVLHSGLVRHLPMTLGQAVVVMSFVVLVLWIPLREVPGLGTISNALVVGLAADATLWLLEPPDAVVLRVGLVVGGVALCGYAGAMYIGAQLGRGPRDGLMTGLARRTGRSLRLVRTGIEVTVVLVGLLLGGALGLGTVLYALAIGPLTQRWLPAWTVELPAPPRVA comes from the coding sequence GTGACCGTGCTCCCCACCCGCCCCGCGCTCGCCGACCTCGGCCCGCTCGCCCAGCTGCGCGCCGGCCGGCTGGCCCGGCGGCTGGTGCAGCTCTACGTCGGCCTGGTGCTCTACGGCGTCTCGCTGGCGATGATGGTCCGCTCCGACCTCGGCCTGGCGCCGTGGGACGTGCTCCACTCCGGCCTGGTGCGCCACCTGCCGATGACGCTCGGGCAGGCGGTCGTCGTGATGAGCTTCGTGGTGCTGGTGCTGTGGATCCCGCTGCGCGAGGTCCCCGGCCTCGGCACGATCAGCAACGCGCTGGTCGTCGGCCTCGCCGCGGACGCCACGCTGTGGCTGCTCGAGCCGCCCGACGCGGTCGTGCTGCGGGTGGGCCTGGTCGTCGGGGGCGTCGCGCTGTGCGGGTACGCCGGCGCGATGTACATCGGCGCCCAGCTCGGCCGCGGCCCGCGCGACGGGCTGATGACCGGCCTGGCGCGACGTACCGGCCGCTCGCTGCGCCTGGTCCGCACCGGCATCGAGGTGACCGTCGTCCTGGTCGGCCTCCTCCTCGGCGGCGCGCTCGGCCTCGGCACGGTGCTCTACGCCCTGGCCATCGGCCCGCTCACCCAGCGCTGGCTGCCCGCCTGGACCGTCGAGCTGCCCGCGCCGCCGCGGGTCGCCTGA